One genomic region from Spirulina subsalsa PCC 9445 encodes:
- a CDS encoding WD40 repeat domain-containing protein has translation MSKRHWLEITEYVGIVASLSGTVAAVATQQAIYAAAPLTVTLGLNTLNRQRLAAQVARLLPLETQLVELTQQQGQLVESTAQIEPRITGQLEELQQLLLAIQAKFEPITTQYHQLETQYQALETQAQGFSQSSEEKWGVIQQVLDGVVGELPALREQFNSVWDELRPLREQLPSLQEKQRELAMTLTEVSQQTSQRVAAIQGELSPLQGEVKTLAQQQISSQFVRDQLTPIQEKLTQLNDQWEAITHRQGLLNGLQERLEMITGEIGHLHQQLNSLSVSALGTDEAQANAILTQLEALDRQFKEWQGQALPAPSPVDLSPLEREISDLRGALQGVQAQIEPLFNPPVVEELASLREAILFREAEQDAGLQSPPTPPVVEEEAEAAPEAPPMAEEDPPVEPEVESEPTPPELPDLEELGRDLTEGVRGLGDNLAGLGSTLRDAFGRFAASRLNPEKEAALLKVWHCVETLPSELEQVRTVALSGLFIACPDADYGIKLWDRESLNPRRMFMGHRDEVFCLAFSPDGHRLVSGSADNSLKLWDVNTGQLLHTFEGHFHGVSQVLFSPHGQTIASCSYDKTVKLWDVGTGRELRTLKGHWDRVYAIAFSPDGKTLVSGSSDGTLKSWDVQTGEKLRSQAVGGTLHSLVFSPDGQTLASGGSDRKIRLWTVPSQQELNSLRLLNQVYSLAWHPSQPILASATTYKTITFWDTTTGEKVALLAGHENRVNAIAFSPDGQQLVSASQDGTVKLWEKREE, from the coding sequence ATGAGTAAACGTCACTGGCTAGAAATTACCGAGTATGTCGGCATCGTCGCTTCCCTGTCGGGGACTGTGGCGGCGGTGGCGACACAACAGGCCATCTATGCGGCGGCTCCTTTAACGGTGACGTTGGGGCTAAATACCCTGAATCGTCAACGTCTCGCCGCACAAGTGGCGCGCCTTTTACCCCTTGAAACCCAGTTGGTGGAATTGACGCAACAACAAGGCCAACTGGTGGAATCGACGGCACAAATTGAACCCCGCATTACGGGACAATTGGAGGAGTTACAGCAGTTATTACTCGCCATACAAGCCAAGTTTGAACCGATTACGACGCAATATCATCAACTGGAAACCCAATATCAGGCACTGGAAACCCAAGCGCAAGGGTTTTCCCAATCCAGTGAGGAAAAATGGGGGGTGATACAACAGGTTTTAGATGGCGTGGTGGGAGAATTACCCGCCCTGCGGGAGCAGTTTAACTCGGTGTGGGATGAGTTACGCCCTCTGCGGGAACAGTTGCCCTCGTTACAAGAAAAACAACGGGAATTAGCTATGACTTTAACGGAGGTGAGTCAGCAAACCTCCCAACGGGTGGCGGCGATACAAGGGGAACTCTCCCCCCTACAAGGGGAAGTAAAGACCCTGGCACAGCAGCAAATTTCCAGTCAATTTGTGCGGGACCAATTGACTCCAATTCAGGAGAAATTAACCCAACTAAACGACCAATGGGAGGCCATAACTCACCGTCAAGGTCTGTTGAATGGTCTGCAAGAACGCCTAGAGATGATCACTGGGGAAATTGGCCACCTGCATCAACAGTTGAATAGTCTCTCGGTGTCTGCTTTGGGAACCGATGAGGCTCAAGCTAATGCAATTTTGACTCAATTAGAGGCTTTAGACCGTCAATTTAAGGAATGGCAAGGGCAAGCCCTTCCTGCGCCTTCTCCGGTGGATTTAAGCCCCTTGGAGCGCGAAATTAGCGACCTCAGAGGGGCGTTGCAAGGGGTACAAGCTCAAATAGAACCTCTGTTTAATCCTCCGGTGGTGGAAGAGTTGGCGAGTTTACGGGAGGCGATTCTCTTCCGCGAGGCTGAACAGGACGCTGGGTTACAATCTCCCCCGACTCCTCCCGTCGTGGAGGAGGAGGCTGAGGCCGCGCCAGAAGCCCCCCCGATGGCGGAGGAAGACCCCCCAGTTGAACCGGAGGTTGAATCAGAACCAACTCCCCCAGAACTTCCCGATTTGGAGGAATTGGGGCGAGATTTGACGGAAGGGGTGCGCGGTCTGGGGGATAATTTAGCGGGGTTGGGCAGTACCTTACGGGATGCTTTTGGCCGTTTTGCCGCTTCTCGTCTCAATCCGGAGAAAGAGGCCGCTTTGTTGAAGGTTTGGCATTGTGTGGAGACGTTGCCTAGTGAGTTGGAACAGGTGCGCACGGTGGCGCTGAGTGGGCTGTTTATCGCCTGTCCTGACGCGGATTATGGGATTAAATTATGGGATAGGGAGAGTTTGAATCCCCGACGGATGTTTATGGGACACCGGGATGAGGTGTTTTGTCTGGCGTTTAGTCCTGATGGCCACCGTTTAGTAAGTGGCAGTGCGGATAATTCTCTGAAACTCTGGGATGTGAATACGGGGCAACTCCTGCACACTTTTGAGGGACATTTTCATGGGGTGAGTCAGGTTCTGTTTAGTCCTCACGGTCAAACGATTGCTAGCTGTAGTTATGATAAGACGGTGAAACTTTGGGATGTGGGGACGGGGCGAGAGTTACGGACGCTCAAGGGTCATTGGGATCGGGTTTATGCGATCGCCTTTAGTCCCGATGGTAAAACGTTAGTCAGTGGCAGCAGTGACGGCACCCTAAAAAGTTGGGACGTGCAAACGGGGGAAAAATTAAGGAGTCAAGCGGTGGGGGGAACTTTACATAGTCTGGTGTTTAGTCCCGATGGTCAGACGTTAGCTAGTGGGGGAAGCGATCGCAAAATCCGCCTCTGGACGGTTCCCTCTCAACAGGAGTTAAACAGTCTTCGCTTACTCAATCAAGTCTACAGTCTCGCCTGGCACCCCTCCCAGCCTATTCTCGCTAGCGCCACAACCTACAAAACCATCACGTTCTGGGATACCACCACGGGGGAGAAGGTGGCACTGTTGGCGGGTCATGAAAATCGGGTCAATGCGATCGCCTTTTCTCCAGATGGTCAGCAGTTGGTGAGTGCCAGTCAAGATGGCACCGTTAAGCTATGGGAAAAACGGGAGGAATAG
- a CDS encoding peroxiredoxin, with amino-acid sequence MALQLGDTVPNFTQASSEGEISFYDWAGDSWVVLFSHPADYTPVCTTELGEVAKLKPEFEKRNVKVIALSIDDADSHQGWIGDINETQNTTVNYPILADVDKKVSELYGMIHPSISSNITVRSVFVIDSSKKLRLTITYPPSTGRNFDEILRVIDSLQLTDNYQVATPVNWKDGDDCVVVPSIPTEEAKQKFPKGVNEIKPYLRMTPQPNR; translated from the coding sequence ATGGCATTACAACTAGGCGATACCGTCCCCAACTTTACGCAAGCTTCCAGCGAAGGGGAGATTTCTTTTTATGATTGGGCTGGAGATAGTTGGGTTGTTTTATTTTCCCACCCGGCCGACTATACCCCCGTTTGCACCACAGAATTAGGGGAAGTGGCGAAACTGAAACCGGAATTTGAGAAACGCAACGTTAAAGTTATTGCTTTGAGCATTGATGATGCGGACTCTCATCAGGGATGGATTGGAGACATCAACGAAACCCAAAACACCACCGTTAACTATCCGATTTTGGCGGATGTCGATAAAAAAGTGTCTGAACTGTATGGGATGATTCACCCCAGCATTAGTTCTAATATCACGGTGCGCAGTGTTTTTGTCATTGACTCCAGCAAGAAATTACGTCTCACCATTACCTATCCCCCCAGCACCGGGCGCAACTTTGATGAGATTCTGCGAGTGATTGACTCGTTACAATTAACCGACAATTATCAGGTGGCGACTCCTGTTAACTGGAAAGATGGGGATGATTGTGTGGTGGTGCCTTCTATCCCCACGGAAGAAGCCAAACAAAAATTCCCCAAAGGGGTCAATGAAATTAAACCCTATTTACGCATGACTCCCCAACCCAATCGTTAG
- the psbU gene encoding photosystem II complex extrinsic protein PsbU, with amino-acid sequence MKKLVSVIAVIALVLGFCGFLGQQQAIAGGLNLSSPTMLLAEYQNPADAMLQTEFGKKIDLNNTNVRAFRKLKGFYPSLASKIVENAPYQKVEDVLNIPGLSEGQKERLQANLENFTVLDPVDVFVEGGDRFNNGYY; translated from the coding sequence ATGAAAAAATTGGTGAGTGTAATTGCTGTAATTGCTTTAGTATTAGGATTTTGCGGTTTTCTCGGACAACAACAGGCGATCGCAGGAGGTTTAAACCTGAGTTCTCCGACGATGCTGTTGGCAGAATACCAAAACCCGGCCGATGCCATGCTACAAACTGAATTCGGCAAAAAAATTGATCTCAATAACACCAACGTTCGGGCATTCCGTAAATTAAAAGGGTTTTACCCCTCCTTAGCCTCCAAAATTGTGGAAAATGCGCCCTACCAAAAGGTGGAAGATGTGCTGAATATTCCGGGTCTGTCTGAAGGGCAAAAAGAGCGTCTACAAGCGAATTTAGAGAACTTCACTGTGTTAGACCCGGTGGATGTATTCGTGGAAGGAGGCGATCGCTTTAATAACGGATACTACTAA
- the tnpA gene encoding IS200/IS605 family transposase: MTSTLRRQRHSVSSLLIHLVCVTKYRSKILTTESLDVLEISFKEVAAKMNFEIKEFNGEANYIHTLIEYPPKLSVSQMVNTLKGVSSRKYGQAGYPKPYGKDALWSPSYFVSSVGGAPLEVLKRYIQEQEKPS; this comes from the coding sequence ATGACAAGCACTTTACGCAGGCAAAGGCATAGTGTCTCAAGTCTTCTGATCCATTTGGTCTGCGTGACCAAATACAGATCTAAGATTCTGACGACTGAAAGCCTTGATGTGCTTGAAATCAGCTTCAAAGAAGTCGCGGCTAAAATGAATTTTGAAATCAAAGAATTTAACGGTGAAGCGAACTATATTCACACTTTAATTGAGTACCCACCAAAGCTTTCAGTGTCTCAGATGGTTAATACTCTAAAAGGTGTGTCCAGTAGGAAATACGGTCAAGCCGGATATCCTAAGCCCTATGGGAAAGATGCGCTATGGAGTCCGAGTTATTTTGTGAGTTCCGTTGGAGGCGCACCTCTCGAAGTGCTTAAACGCTATATTCAGGAACAAGAAAAGCCGTCCTAG
- the nadB gene encoding L-aspartate oxidase produces the protein MTLSSDQASLPSQFDVLVVGSGAAGLYAALCLPSHYRVGLITKSTLQVGASDWAQGGIAAAIDPQDSAALHVEDTLKAGAGLCDVPAVEFLVENAAEAIARLVDLGVAFDRKGEKLAMTLEAAHSRPRVLHAADTTGRAIVSTLGEKVLARPNIQVFAQAFALKLWLNDQGHCEGLAMWYQGQLHWLKASAVVLATGGGGQVFAQTTNPTVSTGDGVALAWRVGAKLRDLEFFQFHPTALMKPGAPHFLISEAVRGEGAHLIDEAGRRFAFDYHPQGELAPRDVVSRAIFNHLAQTSPDPTQAHVYLDLSPIPVDRLQYRFPNIIRVCQRWGIDLFKEPIPVTPAAHYWMGGVATDLMNRTTIPGLYAIGETASTGVHGANRLASNSLLECLVYAGQLARLELTPPSAPFDPPRESLPLPEMPDLEELQALQGELQRLMWHSAGISRRQEVLAEAIAQVQVWRSTLAPIPLAQTLQQLNPHHSLKDISEKTDMGFRTFTETLNLLDLAYLILQSALFRTESRGGHFRSDFPHPSAAWQVHTTILLENWHTEPCAT, from the coding sequence ATGACCCTATCTTCTGACCAGGCCTCCCTTCCCTCCCAGTTTGATGTATTAGTTGTCGGGAGTGGTGCGGCGGGTTTATATGCCGCCCTCTGTCTCCCCTCCCATTATCGGGTGGGTTTAATTACCAAATCGACGCTACAAGTCGGGGCGAGTGATTGGGCCCAGGGGGGCATTGCGGCGGCCATTGATCCCCAAGACTCCGCCGCCCTCCATGTAGAAGATACCCTCAAGGCGGGGGCGGGATTGTGTGATGTTCCGGCGGTAGAATTTTTGGTGGAAAATGCAGCTGAGGCGATCGCCCGTTTAGTCGATTTAGGGGTAGCCTTTGACCGTAAAGGGGAAAAGTTGGCCATGACCTTGGAAGCCGCCCACTCCCGCCCCCGCGTCCTCCACGCCGCCGACACCACCGGACGCGCCATTGTCAGCACCCTAGGGGAAAAAGTCCTCGCCCGCCCCAATATCCAAGTTTTCGCCCAGGCCTTCGCCCTTAAACTGTGGCTGAATGATCAAGGCCATTGTGAGGGATTGGCCATGTGGTATCAAGGCCAACTGCACTGGTTAAAAGCCTCAGCCGTAGTCCTCGCCACAGGTGGGGGGGGTCAAGTTTTCGCCCAAACCACGAACCCCACAGTTAGCACGGGGGATGGGGTCGCACTGGCTTGGCGGGTAGGGGCAAAATTGCGGGATTTGGAGTTTTTCCAATTCCACCCCACCGCCCTCATGAAACCGGGCGCACCCCATTTTCTCATCAGTGAAGCGGTGCGGGGGGAGGGGGCGCATTTAATCGACGAGGCCGGGCGGCGCTTTGCTTTTGATTATCACCCCCAAGGGGAATTAGCGCCCCGGGATGTGGTCAGTCGGGCGATTTTTAATCATTTAGCCCAAACTAGCCCAGATCCCACTCAGGCTCACGTTTATCTGGATTTATCCCCCATTCCAGTAGACCGTTTACAGTACCGATTCCCCAATATTATCCGGGTCTGTCAACGGTGGGGGATTGATTTATTTAAGGAACCCATTCCCGTGACTCCGGCCGCCCATTATTGGATGGGTGGGGTGGCGACGGATTTAATGAACCGCACAACCATTCCGGGCCTCTATGCCATTGGGGAAACCGCCAGTACGGGAGTTCACGGGGCCAACCGTTTGGCGAGTAATTCCCTCTTAGAATGTTTGGTTTATGCGGGACAGTTGGCCCGGTTGGAACTGACTCCCCCTAGCGCCCCCTTTGACCCTCCTAGGGAGTCTTTACCCCTCCCTGAGATGCCAGACTTGGAGGAATTACAGGCCTTACAAGGGGAGTTACAACGCTTGATGTGGCACAGTGCGGGCATTTCTCGCCGTCAAGAAGTGTTGGCAGAGGCGATCGCGCAAGTCCAAGTTTGGCGCTCCACACTCGCCCCAATCCCCCTAGCCCAAACCCTCCAACAACTCAATCCTCATCATTCCCTTAAGGATATCAGTGAAAAAACGGATATGGGTTTCCGTACTTTCACAGAAACCCTAAACCTGCTGGACTTAGCCTATTTAATTCTTCAAAGTGCTTTGTTTCGGACTGAAAGTAGAGGGGGACATTTCCGCAGCGATTTCCCACATCCTTCAGCCGCTTGGCAAGTTCACACTACGATTTTGTTAGAAAACTGGCACACAGAACCCTGTGCAACCTGA